A region of the Haematobia irritans isolate KBUSLIRL chromosome 5, ASM5000362v1, whole genome shotgun sequence genome:
aattgaaaatatactggtattttagacccataacaaagtgtatatgatttagttttatcggtccatttggtaaggcctccatatactcgtagaccgatttcacttattgagggtatagaaggtgcactgatctgcttgggaaaatatctgtcatcaaacccctctgaaattttcaaaggaaactattatgtttgattcatggtggtgagtatttaagattcggcccagccgaacttacttttgtatatacttgttttaattatattctGTATTGAAATCGTTGGCTCCTCCTCTACATTTCCTATGGTTTGTCAAgggaggtatccttctcctcaacatacctaAACATTAAGTATCATATTTCAACTACATACAAAGAATCTACATATGTGTCCcgcccaataaatcggaaaaaggaaAAGTACTTAAATATTGAgcatattaacatttgttaaaatgttggacacggagaacatgCCTTTCTCGAACATGTACTGGAAAATGAAGCATCCTCTACGTTGCctgtcaatttcatgtaaatttagttttttttacttaaaaatgtctgTCAGAAAGctatgcaaaaatcataaaattatgtaccgagttcccatttatgcaCAACCCCCtacttttaattttcaaaaagtcggacaaaagcAAACCCTCTCCTGTGCTCCTCCCCGACAAGATATGGGaaaatcacgtaccctatattaatttaacaaaataccCAACGGTCCCAataaattcatttcatttcatttcatttcatttcatatatCTTTATTTCATAATCGAAAAGTCAAGGACAGGCCAAATATGattatgcatagctacaatttaGAAAGACACTATGGTATAACAAATTCAAATCCATATATAGTTTACTTAGACATCTATtattatatcaaaatgcagtaaataaataaatgacacTAATATGGGTAAATAAtaagagaacattttaaattggaCGACCATTAATGTCAGTGTATAACATTTTTCTGTTTCCTTTCTTTCTAAAGCCGCGAAATTAATATTCGTCTATATTCATGACAAGGTAGGGAGAAATTCCTATTGTCGTAGGGAACAATTGTGTTCCACAACCTTACCACTCTCACCTGAAATGATCTCTGCATCACTAATGTCTGATACCGTGGAACCACCAAGCAGCGAGTTCTATTCGAGTCTCCAAATTCAAAAAGTGCAATCAAATAGGATGGATTACAATATTTCATTGTCTTGTAAAACAACATCATTAgccttaatttaataaaattctctaaGGTGCACCCTAAAAGTTCCACAGAGCTGCTCGTTACATGGTCATGCATCctcaaattgtatatatatcgAATAATTCGATTAAAACAAACCTTGAGGCGATGTAGGCTACCCGAACTGGTTCCTGAAAATACTTCCAGGCCATACATAATATGTGGCATTAGAAGACCAAGTCCTATGCGCCTTCGTATAGTAAAAGGGAGACTTGATCCTGCCCTATAAATTCTGCGTAGTTGAAATGTAATATTCGAAATCACCTTATTTATATGCCTGTCGAAATTAAGACGATTATCAACGTAAAATCCCAAAACCTTAATGCAATCAACTTTGTCAATAACACTATTGTTAATAAAGAAATTCAAACTAGAAAAATTCGAACCATTAAAAGTAATGCACTTGGATTTAGCAGCATTAACCTCAATAAAATTATCCCTACACCATGTAGACACCGCCACCAGTTCatcattcatccgatcctggaaCTGGATGCACTCCACTCCACTACCAACTATTTGCAAATCATCAGCATATAGCCGAGCCCTTCCAAAGGATAAAACCTGAAATATATCATTGATATAtattgagaaaaataaaggaCCTAAAATGGAGCCTTGTGGAACACCGCGATATACATTCCGTAAGCGGGAGGTGGAACCATTACACTCAACGTACTGACTTCTACCTGAAAGAAAGGATTTGCATAGGCGACAAAGAGGAATAGAAAATCCGTAAAACTGGTACATTTTGTTGAGGAGAAGTTCATGACTGATAGAGTCAAACGCCTGGCTAAAATCGAGACTTACCAATACCGTAAAATTTCTGCAGTCTAAGTTCCTCCGTATATCATCAACTAAATCAACCATCAGTGTAGTGGTACTGTGCCCTTTCCTGAACCCGGATTGAAATTCCGAAATCAATCTATTCTCCGACAAGAAATCTGAGAGCTGGTTATTTATAATTACTTCCAACACTTTAGAGAGTGCGGGGAGTATGCTAATAGGCCGAAAGTCAGAAGGCCCCTGCGGATATCGAATCTTGGGAACAGGCACAATCCTAGCACAAGTCCACTGACTCGGAAATGTCGAAGTGGTAATAATCGTGTTGAATATATGTGCGCTATGATGCGATATACCCGGAAATAGCATCCTAATAAATTTCAACGCAACACCATCACTTCCGACGGCATTAGATTTTATGCTGCAGATAGCAGACCAGATATCATCGACATCTACAGTCCTCAAGGAGAACCCAGAAAAGGAAGAATCCAAATAATCCTCGAATGCAATAGATGGAGAGTGTTCCAAAGGAGGCATAGTAAAAAATTCATTACACAAATCAACATCCACTTCAACTGCCCCTAAGGAATCATCCAAATAGCCCAGATGTCGCAACTCTCTCCACATATTTCTGGGAGACGATGCCAAGAACAGCCGTCTATAAAACTTTGCTCTGCATTTTCTTATAGTCCTCTTCAGCCGATTCCTATATCTGCAATACACATTCCAATTAGCCTGGCTCCTATCTTCCATGTACGACCTATAAGCGAGGTCCCTAAACTCAGCCGCTATCTTCACATGCTTATCTTCCATCCAACCCGTGTTCCTGACGCCACTAATAACCCTAGATGGCACATGCCtatcaaaattggtcaataCAATGTCATTGAAGTACTGCAGTTGAAGATCCGGGTTATTGGTGAGACGTATTCTTTCCAACCCTGACACTGCAATATCAGCTAAACATTCGTCTAAATTAAGTTGAGAGTAATCACGTATAACAATTCTATCTGATTCAAAATGCTTCGGTATATCATATGCAATATATATTGCAGCATGGTTCGAATTTAAGCATGGGAAAAGGAATTGTCCCTTTGTCCGAACCAGCCGCGCATCACTAACAATGAAATAGTCTATGAGAGTACATCTATTAGAATGATAAGTGAAATGAGTCGGAATGGAATTGTGTACCAATGATAAGCCATATCGAGAACATAAGTCTCGAATCCCAATGCTATGCTCATAAAGATTAATGTTAAAGTTACCTACGAAAACAGACTGTTCATAGCGAGACGTCAAGTCTCCAATCGCAGCCTCACAACTTGCCAAATTGCCGTAAGGTAGGTATAAAACACCTACCAAAAGTGAGGGTCCCGAGCAGTCCCAATCTCCAAAAAAATTCCCTCGGAAACACAATAGTTTTCCAATTTATATATAACCTTAGCCTTTAAAGAAGTTTTCACAAAACAACAAACACCCCCTCCTCGACCTGCAGTTCTATCCATCCTAAAGATACGATAACCATCTATTCTGACTGCGGCATCCAAGATATCTATCTTCAGCCAAGACTCTGATACCCCTATAATATCAAAAACTCCACTTGAGAATATCAACCGAATTTCATCAATTTTACTCGAATTGTTTCCAGGCGCAATGCTCTGAGCATTAATATGAATAATATTTAAGTGGTTTGAACTCAAGCGAAGGTGAGTAACAGAATTGACATTAATGATCGGTCCAAGGTTACTATCCGAACTcatttttaatgataaatacCCATATAAGTGTCAATTTATTTACATACAGAATTATCTTAAGACTAAACGACGATGTTTAGAttttcactattccccttccccaaacagatatcgaaaaatcatgtaccctgtatTAATGTAATTACCTTCTCCCACGTTCCCTACAAATTTCTAGTAAATCGGAGAATGTTatattttgctctattttttttaaaggggcgtcactttccccgatcaaATATGGACAAATACAGAAGTGGACAGCACCCTTAACCTTACCTGAAAATCTGGGAACTTTTCTTCAATTATGTAGCGTATTTTTGGGTAGATGTCACcctcaaccttccctgaaaatttcaagcaaatcataatctcaattttccaaaaacaggCTAAGAGGAGGCCCTtcttcccgaccaaatattaaaaaaacaggtaccccatattaatttaataacaatTGGAAATGTTTAATTGTATGACTGTATATACTTACAGGAGGTCAGATaacccatattaatttcataacctcatcgCATGTTCGCTGCAAATCTAGtgtaaatcagagaattttagtttttttttcactgtactttaacaaAAGTCGGACAAGGGGAAAATCGGGGAGTCAGCGAGTGAGTGGcctgaccaaatatcgaaaaataaagtagcggatctttgtctagacatcatCACAAACCTTCCTTGAAAgtttcacccaaatcggagaattttggtccaatttaaaAGATCGGGCAAGGGTAGGTTTGCGCCCCAACCAGATAGAAAAAAATGAGTTATCCTATCTTCACCACACATGATCACCCTAGACGTTCTccgaaaatttaaagtaaaccaGATCAGCCGTTTCCGAGgttacccggaacatacaaacaaataaacatacatacacacaaaaattttttttctgattcaatcacgaaattaattgattcaattaatttttaattgaaatatcttcaatcacagaaatgatagtatcaattaaaaaattaattgaaggtcaattaaaaagttaattgatccaattaaaaaattaattgatactattatttttgtgattgatttttgtttcaattaaaaaatttgttgaatcaattaaatttttaattgcatattttttaaaactcaattaaaattttaattggaaacattttcgtgaaatttttttgtgtgtactttgaattttatatatagaaaaagaaataaattaataaatattaattaaaccaAAAGCTTATCAATATGATTGCAATTATAgtctaattcaattaatttaattttttgaaataattctatagatttaGTGCAAAATTACttcaaacatacatacatatgtattaatCACTTAATTCACTCtatgaatttattacaaatgcatacatttaaatgGATGACTTATGACTTTCCTTGACATTACATCGTCCGAGATATCACGGATATGCAAAGAAGACGTCaacatgaaaatttgattatcatttatttttatttacaattgaaTGACTAACTttagtaacataaaaaataaaaatataatatcgtTGAACTGATGCCAAATTtagcttatttttattgcaaagtaaattaaatttggctttagctttttatttttgaattgtaattttccacagcccaatgcatTTTTTCTAATCCCAAGAATGTCTCAAAAATTATGGTCTTAAGGTGGATATATCAcaatgtctaagtgagcctgaaacttaaccctctaatgccccaattttttgccagcggattaaatattcaatgttaacgacacaaaaagaagaaaactaaacaagaaacaagtatacggtcaggtcgaatcttatgtaccctccaccatggattgcatagaaacttgtcctaaagactgtcatccacaatcgaattacttgggttgcggtaacacttgtcgatggcaaggtatcttaaaacttcttaacaccgtcttctcaattgtaagttagtcaatacggggtatatattaaacaaaaaaggccgattaaataggtatataattcagttggacaaaattttctatagaaataatattttgacaaaattttctatagcaataaaattctgacaaaatgttgtatagtaataaaattttgacaaaattttttatagtaataaaatgttgacaacattttctatagaaataaaatcttgacaaaattttgtatagtaatgaaatgttgacaaaattttctattttcaaaataaaatttgacaaaattttgtttagtaataatattttgagaaaattttctatagaaataaaattttgacaaaattttctacagaaataaaattttaacaaaattttctatagaaataaaatttttacaagattttctatagaaataaaattatgacaaaattttctatagaaataaaattttgacaaaattttaattaaaaataaaatttttatcaaattttctaaagaaataaaattttgacaaaattttctatagaaataaaattttaacaaaattttctatagaaataaaattttaacaaaattttctatagaaataaaattttggtagattatttttggctcgagtggcaaccatgattatgaaccgatatggaccaatttttgtgtgattggagatcggctatatataactatagaccgatatggaacaatttcggtatggttgttagaggccatatactaacaccacgttccaaatttgaaccgaatcggatgaattttgctcctccaagaggctccacaagccaaatctggggatcggtttatatgggggctatatataattatggaccgatgtggactaatttttgcatggttgttagagactatataccaacatcatgtaccaaatttcaaccggatgggatgaaatttgcttctctttgaggctccacaagccaaatctggggatcggtttatatgggggctatatataattatggaccgatgtggaccaacttttgcatggttgttagagaccatatactaacactatgtaccaaatttcaaccggatgggatgaaatttgcttctctttgaggctccgcaagccaaatctggggatcggtttatatgggggctatatataattatggaccgatgtggaccaatttttgcatggttgttagaggccatatactaacccaatcaaattccagccggatcggatgacatttgcttctcttagaggctccgcaagccaaatctggggatcggtttatatgggggctatatataattatggaccgatgtggaccaatttttgcgtagttgttagagaccatatacttacaccatgtaccaaatttcagctggatcgaatgacatttgcttctcttagaggctacacaagccaaatcgggggatcggtttatatgggggctatatataattatggactgatgtggaccaatttttccatggtagttagagaccacatactaacatcatgtaccaaatttcaaccggatcggacgaaggttgctcctccaagaggctccgcaagccaaatctgagcgtcggtttatatgggggctatacgtaaaagtggtccgatatggcccatttgcaatacaatccgacatacatcaataacaactacctgtgccaagtttcaaaaaaattttctttagtaataaaaatttgagaaaattttctatagaaataaaaatttgacaaaattttatatagaaataaaattttgacaaaatttactatagaaataaaattttgacaaaattttctacagaaataaaattttaacaaaattttctatagaaataaaatttttacaagattttctatagaaataaaattatgacaaaattttctatagaaataaaattttgacaaaattttaattaaaaataaaatttttatcaaattttctaaagaaataaaattttgacaaaattttctatagaaataaaattttaacaaaattttctatagaaataaaattttaacaaaattttctatagaaataaaattttggtagattatttttggctcgagtggcaaccatgattatgaaccgatatggaccaatttttgtgtgattggagatcggctatatataactatagaccgatatggaacaatttcggtatggttgttagaggccatatactaacaccacgttccaaatttgaaccgaatcggatgaattttgctcctccaagaggctccgcaagccaaatctggggatcggtttatatgggggctatatataattatggaccgatgtggaccaacttttgcatggttattagagaccatatactaacccaatcaaattccagccggatcggatgacatttgcttctcttagaggctccgcaagccaaatctggggatcggtttatatgggggctatatataattatggaccgatgtggaccaacttttgcatggttgttagagaccatatactaacactatgtaccaaatttcaaccggatgggatgaaatttgcttctctttgaggctccgcaagccaaatctggggatcggtttatatgggggctatatataattatggaccgatgtggaccaatttttgcatggttgttagagaccatatactaacccaatcaaattccagccggatcggatgacatttgcttctcttagaggctccgcaagccaaatctggggatcggtttatatgggggctatatatagttatggaccgatgtggaccaatttttgcgtagttgttagacaccatatacttacaccatgtaccaaatttcagctggatcgaatgacatttgcttctcttagaggctacgcaagccaaatctggggatcggtttatatgggggctacatataattatggaccgatatggaccaattcctgcatgtttgttagagaccatatactaacatcatgtaccaaatttcaaccggatcggatgaaggttgctcctccaagaggctccgcaagccaaatctgagcgtcggtttatatgggggctatacgtaaaagtggtccgatatggcccatttgcaatacaatccgacatacatcagtaacaactacttgtgccaagtttcaagtcgatagcttgtttcgttcggaagttagcgtgatttcaacagacggacggacatgcttagatcgactcagaatttcaccatggacccagaatatatatactttatatatacttagagcaatatttcaatgtgttacaaacggaatgacaaagttaatatacccccatcctacggtggagggtataacaattatacggtaaaattcagtatatgccgtaaagcctcttgaatacttttaacaaaattttctttttattttatccaattttgttgtcttaaggggtgttttactaaaagcttgctgatttaatgaagcccgcctaaagacgGGATTGGGTATTAGAGGgttaatcggactgccactttatCCTTAACCTAATGTGGTTATAATAACCTATGACCCAAAAAGTATCACTCGCAATAAAAGGTGGAACattcattaaaaaaacaatGGCACCCTTTGTCCCataaaaaaacgtaaaaattaAATGCATTTATATCAATGTTATAtgtcgaattaaaaaaaaactttttcaatttagaTCCTTATTAGCcttatttatttccatacaaaataaaatatcaccaaaaaatttcctaattaaatattaattgaattgaattttaaaaatttattctattaaatattttataattatcaTTAAATTTCGTGATTCAAACTCTGCCCATATGCAAACATCAATGGCGGCATATGGCGCCACAAAATTTCATGGTTTATCTTGGCTTTTACAATTAGGTATTCGCATCTTTACCACATTCCAACTATTAAATTTctcatttgcatttttttaatgCAGTTTATTTAATTGTCCACTTTTCTATGATTTCATTTATTGGAATTCATTGGAACAGGCTGCCACAGGTGAAATATAAAGCGCTGTAATCAAATTGTGGTTAACAGATTGAATAACAACAAGCTAGTCCAATTGCTGAGGCTGTTGACCAGGTTAACCCATCATAGAGGCCCTTCTACCCGATCAAGAGATGCAATGGCTGCAGTGGTCTTAATTTGAGTTAATAAATGCCCAGAGGAAATAAAGCTTTCCTTTGGCCTAAATGCAAATCTAAAatacttaaacatttttaagatATCTCAATTAACTATTGATAAAAGGTGACAGTggggaaatttaatatttattatccCAAGCATTAGCAacctcaaaaacaaaataaaagagcACCTCAAATTTCcaacttttccaattaaaaataacaaatttataGAATCATATGAAATTTAAAACTTGAGCGATTTGTGGTTATCAAAGGTGTCAAATCGACTAAATACacatttgaaaataaataacataaaaGTGGTGGACCAAACCGAAGAAATTTGCTGTTCTTTGAGGCTACAGTAATTACAATTTGGTTTatatggtacactgaaaaaaaatcatgctcggttccaaagattttgtctttacgctaatgattttggtattgaattcgatccaaagaagcggagaattgaagtaaaaatttgacaaaattttatttttatagaaaattttgtcaaaattttgtttctatagaaaattttgttaaaattttatttcagtagaaaattttgtcaaaattttattcctatagaaaattttgtcaaaattttatttctttagaaaattttgtgaaaattttatttctatagaaaaatttgtcaaaattttatttctatagaaaattttgtcaaaattttatttctatagaaaattttgttaaaattttatttcagtagaaaattttgtccaaattttatttcagtagaacattttgttaaaactttatttctacagaaaaaattgtctaaattttatttctatagaaaattttgtcaaaatttagtttctatagaaaattttgtcaaaatttagtttctatagaaaattttgttaaaattttatttcagtagaaaattttgttaaaattttatttctatagaaatatttgtcaaaattttatttctatagaaaaatttgttaaaattttatttcagtagaaaattttgtcaaaattttattactatagaaaattttgtcaaaattttatttctatagaaaattttgttaaaattttatttctttagaaaatgttgtcaaaattttatttctatagaaaattttttcaaaatgttatttctatagaaaattttattttagtagaaaacgttgtgaaaattttatttctatagaaaattttgtcaaaattttatttctatagaaaattttgtcaaaattttatttctatagaaaattttgtcaaaatttagtttctatagaaaattttgtcaaaatttaatttctatagaaaattttgttaaaattttatttctttagaaaattttgtcaaaattttatttctatagaaaattttttcaaaattttatttctacagaaaattttattttatatagaaaattttgtcagaattttatttctttagaacattttgtcattcaAAGGTTTATGGactttttggacaaggaaaaaactttccgAAAGAAAAAATAGCCTCACGACAATACTTGTGTCAATATTTCGACGAATTATAAATGGAAGGACTAAGTTAGTACTCTCATTCTGGTTCGTGTGAAGAATCTAAGTCGATATAGCAATGTGCGTCCGTCCTTCCTCCATCCgctttttgaaatcacgctaacaaaacaagcctcattttggaaaatatacggcccgatgatgccgccagcccataaaccgcaccaaccagtcactctttgtgggtgcattggtttttcgacaatcactcttggattctcattcgcccaaatgcggcaattctgtttattgacgaatccactgaggtgaaaatgtgcctcatcactgaagatgattttcttcgaaaattgatcatccactgttgccatttcttggaaccatttaacacgttgtaggattgtgtatctctccatggttcaaattgagtaagtctgaaatagagaaatgtcaaatagaattcggaaaaaacttggcgtttaggtgtggttcacattcaacatcgacccttacaatttaaccaccctttagtatTTGTCCTTtaacaaccaaaaaaaattggcccatatgcgatccggttgaactttggtacgcGGTACGCTGATATATTCCCTCTAACagttatgcaaaaattgattcatatcggtccataattatatatggccccatatATAACGTCCCTCAGATTTTATTTCCGGAGCCGCtttaaaaagcaaatttcaacagatCCTAT
Encoded here:
- the LOC142239626 gene encoding uncharacterized protein LOC142239626; amino-acid sequence: MATMMLPTLLSIRRIKATSGTGDPETSIAPGNNSSKIDEIRLIFSSGVFDIIGVSESWLKIDILDAAVRIDGYRIFRMDRTAGRGGGNFFGDWDCSGPSLLVGVLYLPYGNLASCEAAIGDLTSRYEQSVFVGNFNINLYEHSIGIRDLCSRYGLSLVHNSIPTHFTYHSNRCTLIDYFIVSDARLVRTKGQFLFPCLNSNHAAIYIAYDIPKHFESDRIVIRDYSQLNLDECLADIAVSGLERIRLTNNPDLQLQYFNDIVLTNFDRHVPSRVISGVRNTGWMEDKHVKIAAEFRDLAYRSYMEDRSQANWNVYCRYRNRLKRTIRKCRAKFYRRLFLASSPRNMWRELRHLGYLDDSLGAVEVDVDLCNEFFTMPPLEHSPSIAFEDYLDSSFSGFSLRTVDVDDIWSAICSIKSNAVGSDGVALKFIRMLFPGISHHSAHIFNTIITTSTFPSQWTCARIVPVPKIRYPQGPSDFRPISILPALSKVLEVIINNQLSDFLSENRLISEFQSGFRKGHSTTTLMVDLVDDIRRNLDCRNFTVLVLSFGRARLYADDLQIVGSGVECIQFQDRMNDELVAVSTWCRDNFIEVNAAKSKCITFNGSNFSSLNFFINNSVIDKVDCIKVLGFYVDNRLNFDRHINKVISNITFQLRRIYRAGSSLPFTIRRRIGLGLLMPHIMYGLEVFSGTSSGSLHRLKNSLLGGSTVSDISDAEIISGESGKVVEHNCSLRQ